The Heyndrickxia vini genome contains a region encoding:
- the fliQ gene encoding flagellar biosynthesis protein FliQ, which produces MNSDMVISIAEKGIYVTLIVAGPLLLVALIIGLIVSIFQATTQIQEQTLAFIPKIVAVLIGLVIFGPWMLSHLLSYATDIFSNLTRYVG; this is translated from the coding sequence ATGAATTCGGATATGGTCATATCCATTGCTGAGAAGGGGATATATGTTACTTTAATTGTTGCTGGGCCACTTTTGTTAGTTGCGTTAATCATTGGATTAATTGTTAGTATATTTCAAGCAACAACACAAATTCAAGAACAAACGCTCGCATTTATCCCGAAAATTGTGGCGGTATTAATTGGACTTGTTATTTTTGGTCCGTGGATGTTAAGTCATTTACTTTCCTATGCAACAGATATTTTCTCAAATTTAACGAGATATGTAGGTTAA
- the fliP gene encoding flagellar type III secretion system pore protein FliP (The bacterial flagellar biogenesis protein FliP forms a type III secretion system (T3SS)-type pore required for flagellar assembly.), which yields MNDFMQFFNNSSPDNVSAAVKLLLLLTVLSLAPSILILMTSFTRIVIVLSFVRTSLATQQMPPNQVIVGLSLFLTFFIMAPTFSEVNKQALTPLFNDKITLEQAYDKASVPFKEFMSKYTRQKDLELFLDYSHAEQPKKVEDIPITALVPAFALSEIKTAFQIGFMIFIPFLVIDMVVASILMSMGMMMLPPVMISLPFKILLFVLVDGWYLVVKSLLQSF from the coding sequence ATGAATGATTTTATGCAGTTTTTTAATAATAGTTCACCTGACAATGTTTCAGCAGCGGTAAAGCTCCTTCTTTTGTTAACAGTATTATCTTTGGCTCCTAGTATTTTGATTTTAATGACTTCGTTTACTAGGATTGTGATTGTATTATCCTTTGTTCGAACATCATTAGCGACTCAGCAAATGCCGCCAAATCAAGTGATTGTAGGCTTGTCATTATTTCTTACATTTTTTATTATGGCACCCACATTTAGCGAGGTAAATAAACAAGCATTAACACCTTTATTTAATGATAAGATCACTTTAGAACAGGCTTATGATAAAGCATCCGTTCCGTTTAAAGAGTTTATGAGTAAATACACGAGACAAAAAGATTTAGAGCTTTTCCTTGACTATTCACATGCAGAACAACCAAAAAAAGTTGAAGATATTCCGATTACAGCTTTAGTTCCGGCGTTTGCATTAAGTGAAATTAAGACTGCATTTCAAATTGGTTTTATGATTTTTATTCCTTTCCTAGTAATCGATATGGTTGTAGCAAGTATTTTAATGTCCATGGGGATGATGATGTTACCCCCTGTGATGATTTCTCTGCCGTTTAAAATACTGTTATTTGTTTTAGTCGATGGATGGTATCTTGTAGTTAAATCGTTATTACAAAGCTTTTAA
- a CDS encoding flagellar biosynthetic protein FliO, with protein MRKALLKLLTLILLITPLYGHHIIAHAETNNGNVEDWFKQHSNESKNDTKKEAENNTKNADTTAKTNNSIITVWDGVKMVFALLFVIALLYFLLKFINKKSRSYQQNRLIQNFGGTPLGGNRSLQIVKAGNRILILGVGEDIHLLKEIENQKEVEEFIQYYEDQVEQSLEPRDMITKLTNKYKQKKSDNNSSKTSSFQHILKNQLETMNRERRKTMNKLDVKEQETDE; from the coding sequence GTGCGAAAAGCATTATTAAAACTATTGACACTCATTTTACTCATTACACCTCTGTATGGGCATCATATTATCGCCCATGCAGAGACCAATAATGGGAATGTTGAAGACTGGTTTAAGCAACATTCAAATGAATCAAAGAACGATACAAAAAAAGAAGCTGAAAATAATACAAAAAATGCGGATACGACTGCAAAAACAAATAATTCCATCATCACTGTTTGGGATGGCGTCAAAATGGTTTTTGCATTACTGTTTGTTATTGCCTTATTATACTTTTTACTAAAATTTATTAATAAAAAAAGTCGATCCTACCAACAGAATCGATTAATACAAAATTTTGGCGGAACTCCTTTAGGAGGAAACCGATCCTTACAAATTGTTAAAGCTGGAAATAGAATACTGATTTTGGGTGTCGGAGAAGATATCCATTTACTTAAGGAAATTGAAAATCAAAAAGAAGTTGAAGAGTTTATCCAATATTACGAGGATCAAGTTGAACAGTCCCTTGAACCGAGAGATATGATTACAAAATTAACGAATAAATACAAACAGAAAAAGTCGGATAATAATTCTTCCAAAACCTCTTCTTTTCAACATATATTAAAAAATCAATTGGAAACGATGAATAGAGAAAGAAGAAAAACGATGAACAAGTTAGACGTGAAGGAGCAAGAAACAGATGAATGA
- a CDS encoding response regulator, whose product MGNRILVVDDAAFMRMMIKDILTKNGFDVVAEAADGAQAVEKYKELKPDLVTMDITMPEMDGITALKEIKGIDPSAKIIMCSAMGQQAMVIDAIQAGAKDFIVKPFQADRVIEAIQKTLA is encoded by the coding sequence ATGGGAAATAGAATACTAGTAGTAGATGATGCAGCATTCATGAGAATGATGATTAAAGATATTTTAACAAAAAATGGCTTCGATGTTGTTGCCGAGGCAGCTGATGGAGCACAAGCGGTTGAAAAATATAAAGAATTAAAACCGGATTTAGTAACGATGGATATTACGATGCCAGAAATGGATGGAATCACAGCATTGAAAGAAATTAAAGGAATAGATCCAAGTGCGAAAATAATTATGTGTTCAGCAATGGGGCAACAGGCAATGGTTATCGATGCTATTCAAGCTGGTGCGAAAGATTTTATCGTGAAACCTTTCCAGGCCGACCGTGTAATAGAGGCAATACAAAAAACACTGGCTTAA